GTCCCCTCAACCCTCATCTTTTGACCATCCGGCCGATGGTCTTTCCCGCCGGGGACCGCATCCTGATGAAGGTGCACGGGCTCACGGTTCCCGCCTCCCTGCAACTGGATGGGGTGAATTGCAGCCGGATCGAGGATAACGACGAGGTGCTGATCACGGCGGCCAAACAGCAGGTGCAGTTCATCAAGCTTTCCAACCGCACCTTCTACCAGATCCTGCGCCGCAAGATGAACCTGGGAAAATAGATGCTGACCGGAATCCAGATCAAGAACTATCTTTTCGTCCCGGAGCAGCGGCTTGACTTCGGTCCGGGAATGACCGTCCTGAGCGGTGAGACGGGGGCTGGCAAATCCATTCTGGTGGGCTCGATCTCTCTCATTTTCGGCGATCCTTCGCCCCCCCTGGAGCCCTTCGACCCCGGCCAACCCATCTATCTGGAGGCAAGCTTCGACATCTCCGCCAATTCGGAACTGCGCTCGTATCTGGAAGAGCAGGGTTATGATCCGGAGCCGGAACTCATCCTTTCCCGCGAGGTAAATACCGCGGGCAGGTCCGCCTATTTCCTGAACGGGAGAAAGGTCACGGCCACACTGCTCCGGGAACTCAAGCCCCTGATGATCGATTTTCACCACCAGCGCGACCAGCAAAGGCTCCTGGCCGCGTCCTACCAATTGCAGCTTCTGGACCTCTATGCCCAGAACGGCCAGATCAAGAAGAGTTTTGCCTCACTCTTCCGCAAACTGAAAGGCGACCTTCGGGAACTGGACAGCCTCAGAAGCGAGGAGGCCAGAAACCGCCAGCTCAGCGACCTTTACCGGTATCAGTTCGAGGAATTGGAAAAGGCCAGCCTGCGCCCGGATGAAGACCACGAGCTGCAGCAGGAGTTTGAATTGCTCAGCCACGCCAAGGAGATCGGCGAAACCGCCGGGGCTGCGGCCTTCGACCTCTACGACGGCGAAGAAAGTGTCCACACCAGGATCAGCCAGGCCATATCAGGGCTGACCCGCTTTTCCGCCCTGAACCAGCGCATCGCCAAAATCGAGCAGGGGCTGCGCGATTGCCAGGAAACCATCGCGGACGCTGCTTCCGAGCTGGGTGACCTCACATCCTCGATCAGCCTGGACCCCAGCCGACTGGAGAGCGTCAACGAGCGCCTGGACCTCATCAACAACCTGCTCTACAAGCACAAAGCCCAGAGCATCGAAGAACTGCTCAGCCTTTTCCAGGAAAGGGAAGCTTCTATTCGCGCCTTTGCCGACCTCAGCGGGAAGATCCAGGCCTTGGAACAGGAGATCGGGGGCGAGTTCCAAGAACTGCGCGGCATGGGCGACCAACTCAGCAAATCGAGGCTGGAAGAGGCCGGACAGCTCTCCACCGAACTCCGGGACAGCATCAGCCTGCTTTCCATCCCCGACGCGCGCTTCAAGATAAGTATTGACAAAAAGACGGATGGTAAAAACCTAATTCCAGAATATCTTGATGCCTGTTCCGAACAGGGTCAGGATGCCTGCCAGTTTTTCTTCAGCGCCAATCGGGGCAGCGAGCTGAAACCGCTTTCCGCGGTGGCTTCCGGCGGTGAGCTTTCGCGCATCCTGCTGGCCATCAAAAAGGTGCTCTCCGAGCGGATCGAGGAAAAGCTGATGATCCTGGATGAGATCGATGCCGGGATCGGCGGCAAGACCGCGGAATACGTGGCCCAGTTCATTTTTCGCCTGGCCCAGCGGCACCGCATAATCTGCATCACGCATCTGGCGCAGATCGCCGCCATCGCGCACCAGCA
The window above is part of the Candidatus Syntrophosphaera sp. genome. Proteins encoded here:
- the recN gene encoding DNA repair protein RecN, whose translation is MLTGIQIKNYLFVPEQRLDFGPGMTVLSGETGAGKSILVGSISLIFGDPSPPLEPFDPGQPIYLEASFDISANSELRSYLEEQGYDPEPELILSREVNTAGRSAYFLNGRKVTATLLRELKPLMIDFHHQRDQQRLLAASYQLQLLDLYAQNGQIKKSFASLFRKLKGDLRELDSLRSEEARNRQLSDLYRYQFEELEKASLRPDEDHELQQEFELLSHAKEIGETAGAAAFDLYDGEESVHTRISQAISGLTRFSALNQRIAKIEQGLRDCQETIADAASELGDLTSSISLDPSRLESVNERLDLINNLLYKHKAQSIEELLSLFQEREASIRAFADLSGKIQALEQEIGGEFQELRGMGDQLSKSRLEEAGQLSTELRDSISLLSIPDARFKISIDKKTDGKNLIPEYLDACSEQGQDACQFFFSANRGSELKPLSAVASGGELSRILLAIKKVLSERIEEKLMILDEIDAGIGGKTAEYVAQFIFRLAQRHRIICITHLAQIAAIAHQQIALQKEPGQTKNVIRMLPLGPEQRLEELARMLGGDVSPVSLRHAQELINKYRT